A region of the Stieleria neptunia genome:
CGATTCGGGGAATTGGCCGGTCCCTTTGATTCGCGTCGGTCCGTCTTCTCCCGGCGCCAGAGCCCACTGCGCGATGTCGATGTGGTGGGCGCCCCAGTCGGTCATCTTGCCGCCGGAGTACTCGAAGTACCACCGGAACATCCGTCGTCGCTCTTCGCAGTACTCCGCGTCCGGTGCCGGCCCGACCCACAGGTTCCAGTCCAAATCGTCGGGGGCGTCGGTGGATTCGAACGGGCCGTCCCCCGGAGCACCGCCGATGGCGACATAGGCGTTGACGTTGTCGCCGAGTCGTCCGGTGTGCACCATGGCGATCGCCATCAAGAACAGGTTCTTGTTGCTGCGTTGTTGTGTCCCGACCTGAAACACGCGACCGGTTTCTTCAACGACCGCGCGAATCTGTTTGCCTTCGTCGATCGTCAACGTGAGCGGTTTTTCACAGTACACGTCTGCGCCGCTGCGGAGTGCCGCAATCGCGATCGGGACGTGCCAATGGTCGGGCGTCCCGATGGTCACGACTTGGGGCTTTTCCTTTTCCAGCATCTCGCGATAGTCGCGGTACTTGGCCAGTTTGCCGCCGAACGCTTGATTGAATTCTTCGGTGTGGCGATCATCGACGTCACAGACCGCGATCATCTCGGCGAACTTCGCCGCCTGGCGGGCAATCTGACCGCCTCGATTGTAGCGTCCCCGCGAACCGCCGACGCCGATCGATGCCAGACGCAACTTGGAGGAACTGTCTTGGGCGACCACCGGTGCTTCGAAGGGCAGCCCGGCAACCGTTGCGGCGGCGGCCGAACCAGCGGCGGCGGTTTGGATGAATTGACGACGGTTCGTTGACATGTCAGAAAT
Encoded here:
- a CDS encoding Gfo/Idh/MocA family protein, which codes for MSTNRRQFIQTAAAGSAAAATVAGLPFEAPVVAQDSSSKLRLASIGVGGSRGRYNRGGQIARQAAKFAEMIAVCDVDDRHTEEFNQAFGGKLAKYRDYREMLEKEKPQVVTIGTPDHWHVPIAIAALRSGADVYCEKPLTLTIDEGKQIRAVVEETGRVFQVGTQQRSNKNLFLMAIAMVHTGRLGDNVNAYVAIGGAPGDGPFESTDAPDDLDWNLWVGPAPDAEYCEERRRMFRWYFEYSGGKMTDWGAHHIDIAQWALAPGEDGPTRIKGTGQFPESVPSDLDWAAFLDGDIALPNAYNTATKFSIDLKYDNGSLISVNDHYKRDGENVDFPNGILFEGDKGRIFVNRGKLQGSPVDNLTDSDKAELNDYIVELCNGKTPGSHMGNFFECIGDRGKPISDVWSHHRTMTSCHLCNIALMTGRELTWDPKQEVFVGDDEANKLLGRKSRDFSTVG